Sequence from the Herbaspirillum sp. meg3 genome:
GACCGTATCCGAACGCGCAGCCATGCTGCACAAGATCGCCGACGGCATCCAGGCGCGCTTCGACGAATTCGTCGCGGCCGAAGTTGCAGACACCGGTCGTCCGGTGCATCAGGCGCGTACGCTTGACGTCGCACGCGGCATCACCAATTTCCGCACCTTCGCCGATCTGGTCAAGACCGCCAACACCGATCTGTTCCAGAGCGAAAGCGCGGACGGTCTCGGCGCCCTCAACTACACCGTGCGCAAGCCGCTGGGCGTGGTCGGCATCATCTCGCCGTGGAATCTGCCGCTGCTGCTGTTCACCTGGAAAGTCGCACCCGCACTGGCTTGCGGCAACACCGTCGTCGCCAAACCATCGGAAGAATCACCCTCCTCCGCCACGCTGCTGGCGGAAGTCATCCGCGACGCAGGCGTGCCGCCTGGCGTATTCAATCTGATCCACGGCTTCGGCGGCAACTCGGCCGGTGAATTTCTGACGCGCCATCCGGACATCGACGCCATCACCTTCACCGGCGAATCGAAAACCGGCAGCACCATCATGAAGGCAGTCGCCGACGGCATGAAGGAAGTCTCCTTCGAGCTGGGCGGAAAAAACGCTGCCGTCGTCTTCGCCGACGCCGACTTCGATGCCGCCGTCGCCGGCGTGATGCGCTCGTCCTTCACCAACTCCGGCCAGGTCTGCCTGTGCTCGGAACGCGTCTATGTCGAACGTACTATCTTCGATCGCTTTGTCGCCGCGATGAAAGAGAAGACACAAGCGCTGAAAATCGGCTATCCCGCTGAAGACAACGTCGACATGGGCCCGCTGATCTCGCATGGTCACCGCGACAAGGTGCTGTCCTATTACCGCCTCGCGGTGGAAGAAGGCGCGACCGTGGTGGCCGGCGGCGGCATGCCGACGTTCAACGACGAGCGTGACGACGGCGCCTACGTGCAGCCGACCATCTGGACCGGCCTGCCCGACGACGCGCGCTGTGTGACGGAAGAAATCTTCGGCCCGGTCTGCCACATCGCGCCGT
This genomic interval carries:
- a CDS encoding 2-hydroxymuconic semialdehyde dehydrogenase; the protein is MSSTSSAPPRPQSRPQLKHFINGEFVASTKTFRNISPVDGKHIADVCEADANHVDAAVKAAQAALHGPWGRMTVSERAAMLHKIADGIQARFDEFVAAEVADTGRPVHQARTLDVARGITNFRTFADLVKTANTDLFQSESADGLGALNYTVRKPLGVVGIISPWNLPLLLFTWKVAPALACGNTVVAKPSEESPSSATLLAEVIRDAGVPPGVFNLIHGFGGNSAGEFLTRHPDIDAITFTGESKTGSTIMKAVADGMKEVSFELGGKNAAVVFADADFDAAVAGVMRSSFTNSGQVCLCSERVYVERTIFDRFVAAMKEKTQALKIGYPAEDNVDMGPLISHGHRDKVLSYYRLAVEEGATVVAGGGMPTFNDERDDGAYVQPTIWTGLPDDARCVTEEIFGPVCHIAPFDQEDEVIGRINDSDYGLACAIWTSDLKRAHRVAPQIEAGLVWVNTWYLRDLRTPFGGVKQSGLGREGGRYSLDFYSEVTNICIKL